A genomic stretch from Anaerolineae bacterium includes:
- a CDS encoding 30S ribosomal protein S20, which yields MPNTKSALKRMRQAEKRRLRNRFYRSTARTYVKRARAAIAAGDLEAAKEAIKRAVSALDRAAEKGVIHKNNAARRKSRLMKAFNEALRAASGPTAPAS from the coding sequence TTGCCCAATACGAAGTCTGCCCTGAAACGCATGCGCCAGGCGGAGAAGCGCCGACTGCGCAACCGCTTTTACCGCTCTACCGCGCGCACCTATGTGAAGCGCGCCCGTGCGGCTATCGCGGCCGGAGACCTGGAAGCCGCCAAAGAGGCCATTAAGCGGGCCGTCAGCGCCCTGGATCGCGCCGCGGAGAAAGGCGTCATCCATAAGAACAACGCGGCGCGCCGTAAGTCGCGCTTGATGAAGGCGTTCAACGAGGCACTGCGCGCGGCCAGCGGCCCCACAGCGCCGGCATCTTGA
- a CDS encoding DNA primase encodes MTVVDQIKDRLDIVDVVSAYVPLKKSGRTYKGLCPFHAERTPSFVVFPETGTWHCFGACGTGGDIFTFIMRIEKVDFGEALRILAEKAGVLLEERRPQEKARQDLLDRLRGANAAAAAFFHQLLLHSPQAEFARRYLAGRYLTQETIQSFELGYAPNDWEALSRHLTAQGYTIAELLEAGLIIAREEGGHYDRFRNRLMIPIRDRRGQVIGFGARALDDTPPKYLNSPQTPIFDKGAVLFGLDRAAKTIRARSEAVIVEGYMDVMMAHQHGVTNVVAAMGTSLTEEQLRVLARLAGRLVLALDADAAGDQATLRGLNLARQSIGRRRVPTLRPDGTVGEEERLAIDLRILTLPAGMDPDELIRQDIARWNELVVRAQPLVEYMMAHILRDVDLRDPLQKAAAVRQMKPILLELQDDIERYHYIQRLARRLMLDEHVVEREVVGARPARPSTRLGRGRRPSAPPEAGPAEEQRPLPAGRRELTLEELCLLYLLRYPRAIFPLSFAFAEAGVPFLAPEDFQRPENRYLFEQIQRAAEEGQLAEPAVLAGQLPAPLAGYLQELLERAEIPLEGLDEDEVLQDLSRSAFSLKGRGIRQQLSSLRFLLEEAEQSGDGEQAGRFARLIQQYSVTLGAIDQALYRLSLRGKRDVV; translated from the coding sequence ATGACGGTTGTTGACCAGATCAAAGACCGCCTGGACATTGTGGATGTGGTCTCCGCATATGTGCCCCTGAAGAAATCAGGGCGCACCTACAAGGGGCTTTGCCCGTTCCACGCCGAACGAACCCCCTCTTTCGTGGTCTTCCCGGAGACCGGCACCTGGCACTGCTTCGGGGCCTGCGGGACGGGCGGCGATATCTTTACCTTTATCATGCGCATTGAGAAGGTGGATTTCGGGGAGGCTCTGCGCATCCTGGCGGAGAAGGCCGGCGTCCTGCTGGAGGAGCGCCGGCCGCAGGAGAAGGCCCGCCAGGACCTGTTGGACCGTCTGCGGGGGGCCAATGCCGCCGCGGCTGCCTTCTTCCACCAACTGCTCCTGCATTCGCCGCAAGCGGAATTCGCCCGGCGCTATCTTGCCGGCCGCTATCTTACCCAGGAGACCATTCAGTCCTTTGAGCTGGGCTATGCGCCGAACGACTGGGAGGCGCTGTCGCGCCATCTGACGGCGCAGGGGTACACCATCGCCGAACTGCTGGAGGCCGGCCTGATCATCGCCCGCGAAGAGGGCGGCCATTATGACCGCTTCCGCAACCGGCTGATGATCCCCATCCGCGATCGGCGCGGCCAGGTCATCGGTTTCGGGGCGCGCGCCCTAGATGACACTCCACCCAAATACCTGAACTCCCCGCAGACGCCCATTTTCGACAAGGGGGCGGTGCTGTTCGGGCTGGACCGGGCCGCCAAGACCATCCGGGCGCGCAGTGAGGCCGTCATCGTCGAGGGGTATATGGATGTGATGATGGCCCATCAGCACGGCGTGACCAACGTCGTGGCGGCGATGGGCACCTCGCTGACGGAGGAGCAGTTGCGCGTCCTGGCGCGGCTGGCCGGCCGGCTGGTGCTGGCCCTGGATGCGGACGCGGCCGGCGACCAGGCGACCCTGCGCGGTCTGAACCTGGCCCGCCAGAGCATCGGCCGGCGGCGCGTGCCGACCCTGCGCCCCGACGGCACTGTAGGGGAGGAGGAGCGGCTGGCGATTGACCTGCGCATCCTGACCCTGCCGGCCGGCATGGACCCGGACGAGCTCATCCGCCAGGATATCGCTCGCTGGAACGAGCTGGTGGTGCGCGCTCAACCGCTGGTGGAATATATGATGGCCCATATCCTGCGGGATGTGGACCTGCGGGATCCCCTCCAGAAGGCCGCCGCCGTGCGCCAGATGAAGCCCATCCTGCTGGAACTGCAGGATGACATCGAGCGCTATCATTATATCCAGCGGCTGGCCCGCCGGCTGATGCTGGACGAGCATGTGGTGGAGCGCGAGGTCGTTGGAGCAAGGCCGGCGCGGCCAAGCACCCGGCTGGGCCGCGGACGCCGGCCGAGCGCGCCGCCAGAGGCCGGCCCAGCGGAGGAACAGCGGCCCCTGCCGGCCGGCCGGCGGGAGCTGACGCTGGAGGAGCTGTGCCTGCTGTACCTTTTGCGCTATCCGCGGGCCATTTTCCCGCTGTCCTTTGCCTTTGCCGAGGCCGGCGTGCCCTTCTTGGCGCCCGAGGATTTCCAGCGGCCGGAGAACCGCTATCTCTTTGAGCAGATCCAGCGCGCCGCGGAGGAAGGGCAGTTGGCGGAGCCGGCCGTGCTGGCCGGCCAACTGCCGGCCCCCCTGGCCGGCTATCTCCAGGAGCTTCTGGAGCGGGCCGAGATACCGCTGGAAGGATTGGACGAGGACGAGGTTCTTCAGGACCTCTCGCGCAGTGCCTTTTCCCTGAAAGGGCGCGGCATCCGCCAGCAGTTAAGCAGTCTGCGCTTTCTTTTGGAAGAGGCGGAGCAGTCCGGAGATGGGGAACAGGCCGGCCGCTTTGCCCGGCTGATCCAGCAGTATTCGGTGACCCTGGGGGCGATCGACCAGGCCTTGTATCGGCTTTCCCTGCGGGGAAAGCGGGACGTGGTGTAG
- a CDS encoding RNA polymerase sigma factor has protein sequence MKARRHCTQLPSLAPARSFQASASRRSAQRPRLSASSAGRHAPRNTHPSAVHPQAPHEEDSEELLAKLEEFDAEELRRQARLEGSEDPVYMYLQEIGRVPLLNAQEEIALANEIRAGQEAEKRLRKKQYQNEVERQELEEAVSAGDIAQRKLILSNLRLVVSVAKRYVGRGMSLLDLIQEGNIGLLKAVERFDPDMGNKFSTYAIWWIRQAITRAIADQARTIRVPVHVVESINRLLRVQRQLLQELGHEPTTEEIAVEMGFLSAGDLEAVRQCRVRGVEPPAEVRRRFYKAVSKVRQIIQVSQEPLSLETPVDEEQDSSLADFIEDRAVQAPVDVATRNLLREQMQEVLTDLTERERQVLELRFGLADGQPHTLEEVGAELGVTRERIRQIEIKALEKLRHLDQSRKLRDYLL, from the coding sequence ATGAAGGCACGCCGTCACTGCACGCAGTTGCCGTCCCTCGCGCCGGCGCGGTCCTTTCAGGCCAGTGCTTCCCGCCGTTCGGCCCAGAGACCCCGCCTGTCCGCATCTTCCGCCGGCCGGCATGCTCCACGGAATACTCACCCCAGCGCAGTGCACCCGCAGGCGCCCCATGAGGAAGACTCGGAGGAACTGCTGGCGAAGCTGGAGGAGTTTGACGCGGAGGAACTGCGCCGGCAGGCCCGGCTGGAGGGCAGTGAGGACCCCGTCTATATGTATCTCCAGGAAATCGGACGGGTGCCCCTGCTGAACGCCCAGGAGGAGATCGCCCTGGCCAACGAGATACGCGCCGGCCAGGAAGCGGAAAAGCGGCTGCGGAAGAAGCAGTATCAGAACGAGGTGGAGCGCCAGGAGCTGGAGGAAGCGGTCAGCGCGGGGGATATTGCCCAACGCAAGCTCATCCTGTCCAACCTGCGTCTGGTGGTCAGTGTGGCGAAGCGCTATGTGGGCCGCGGGATGTCCCTGCTGGACCTGATCCAGGAGGGCAATATTGGCTTGCTGAAGGCGGTGGAGCGCTTCGACCCGGATATGGGGAACAAGTTCAGCACTTATGCCATTTGGTGGATTCGCCAGGCCATCACCCGTGCCATCGCCGATCAGGCGCGTACCATCCGCGTGCCGGTGCATGTGGTGGAGAGCATCAACCGGCTTCTGCGGGTCCAGCGCCAGCTTCTTCAGGAGCTGGGGCATGAGCCTACCACGGAGGAGATTGCCGTGGAGATGGGGTTCCTCAGCGCCGGCGACCTGGAGGCTGTCCGGCAGTGCCGCGTCAGGGGGGTGGAGCCGCCGGCGGAAGTGCGCCGGCGCTTCTACAAGGCTGTTAGCAAGGTCCGTCAGATCATCCAGGTCTCCCAGGAACCCCTGTCCCTGGAAACCCCCGTGGATGAAGAACAGGATTCCTCTCTGGCCGACTTCATTGAGGACCGTGCCGTCCAGGCGCCGGTGGATGTGGCCACGCGCAACCTCCTGCGGGAACAGATGCAGGAGGTGCTGACAGACCTCACGGAAAGGGAGCGCCAGGTGTTGGAACTGCGCTTCGGCCTGGCGGACGGCCAGCCCCATACCCTGGAAGAAGTGGGTGCGGAGCTGGGGGTGACGCGCGAGCGCATCCGCCAGATCGAGATCAAGGCGCTGGAGAAACTGCGGCACCTCGACCAAAGCCGCAAACTGCGGGATTACCTGCTTTAA
- a CDS encoding DUF981 domain-containing protein has product MVDYLTLMLINMVGGLVLLAWYVFRGLDDADQKRWVAGFGISGLIALISGFHMSFTWPISGSYNIPYGEFSVFLGFLLFGAALSLALNWDLKLLGLYAFFPGLASVLMGFRFMNLGLSKEPVLAGIGFILTGLGGVFALPTLHWRHNRVLRTLGALVLLVAALIWALTGYNAYWGHMESFANWVPLTAR; this is encoded by the coding sequence ATGGTAGATTATCTGACGTTGATGCTCATCAACATGGTGGGCGGACTGGTACTGCTGGCATGGTACGTGTTCCGCGGGCTGGATGATGCGGACCAGAAGCGCTGGGTGGCCGGCTTCGGCATCTCCGGTCTCATCGCGCTGATCAGCGGGTTCCACATGAGCTTCACCTGGCCCATTTCGGGTAGTTACAACATCCCCTATGGCGAGTTCTCGGTGTTCCTGGGCTTCCTGCTCTTCGGCGCCGCGCTCTCGCTGGCATTGAACTGGGATCTGAAACTGCTGGGCCTGTACGCCTTCTTCCCTGGCCTGGCCTCGGTGCTGATGGGATTTCGCTTCATGAATCTGGGGCTTTCTAAGGAACCAGTGTTGGCCGGCATCGGCTTCATCCTCACCGGCCTGGGCGGCGTCTTCGCCCTGCCCACCCTGCACTGGCGCCACAACCGCGTCCTCCGCACCCTCGGCGCGCTGGTGCTCCTGGTGGCCGCCCTCATTTGGGCCCTCACCGGCTACAACGCCTATTGGGGACATATGGAAAGTTTTGCCAATTGGGTGCCGCTGACCGCCCGATAA
- a CDS encoding alkaline phosphatase family protein: MLPAEFTRPEVSRVLIEGLRRRTREQALEASRAQGKGRRVLVIGLDCAEPSLVFEQWRQELPNLSRLMANGLYGRLRSTEPPITVPAWSCMMTSKDPGQLGIYGFRNRADYSYDKLTIANSRAITVDTVWDILSREGKRVILLGVPQTYPPKPVNGYVITDFLTPSTQSQYTYPAELRQEIERWVGEFMLDVPDFRTEDKDRLLRDIYEMTRQRFEVARHLMTEKPWDFFMMVDMGIDRIHHGFWKYMDKTHPKYEPGNKYENAIRDYYRFVDEQIGKLLELVDDRTVVIVVSDHGAMKMDGGICINEWLIKEGYLTLKRYPDKPARLQDLEIDWSRTMAWGEGGYYGRLFLNVRGREPQGIIDPAQYEAVRDELIAKLEAITDPDGRPIGTIVLKPEKIYKETRNIPPDLIVYFGGLLWRSVGTVGLGTVHTFENDTGPDDANHAPYGMAIFYDPRQSLGRQVQDGWQILDIAPTILTAMGLAVPADMEGKPILIG, from the coding sequence ATGCTGCCGGCGGAATTCACCCGGCCGGAGGTCTCGCGCGTGCTCATTGAGGGCCTGCGCCGCAGGACGCGGGAACAAGCTCTGGAAGCCTCCCGCGCCCAGGGCAAGGGGCGCCGGGTGCTGGTCATCGGCCTGGATTGCGCCGAGCCGAGCCTGGTCTTCGAACAGTGGCGGCAGGAACTGCCCAACCTGAGCCGGCTGATGGCCAACGGCCTGTACGGCCGCCTGCGCAGTACCGAGCCGCCCATCACGGTGCCGGCGTGGAGCTGTATGATGACCAGCAAAGACCCCGGCCAGCTCGGCATCTACGGCTTTCGCAACCGCGCCGACTACAGCTACGATAAGCTGACTATCGCTAACTCGCGCGCCATCACCGTGGACACGGTCTGGGACATCCTGTCGCGGGAGGGAAAGCGCGTCATCCTGCTGGGCGTGCCGCAGACCTACCCGCCCAAGCCGGTCAACGGATACGTCATCACCGACTTTCTCACACCCAGCACCCAGAGCCAGTATACCTATCCGGCCGAACTGCGCCAGGAGATCGAGCGCTGGGTGGGCGAGTTCATGCTCGACGTGCCGGACTTCCGCACGGAGGACAAGGACCGGCTCCTGCGCGATATCTACGAGATGACGCGCCAGCGCTTCGAGGTTGCCCGGCACCTGATGACCGAGAAGCCGTGGGACTTCTTCATGATGGTGGACATGGGCATTGACCGCATTCACCACGGCTTCTGGAAATACATGGACAAGACCCATCCCAAGTATGAGCCGGGCAACAAGTACGAGAACGCCATCCGCGACTATTACCGCTTCGTGGACGAGCAGATCGGCAAACTGCTGGAGCTGGTGGATGACCGCACCGTGGTGATCGTCGTATCGGATCACGGCGCTATGAAGATGGACGGCGGCATCTGCATCAACGAATGGCTCATCAAAGAGGGCTATCTGACGCTGAAGCGCTATCCCGACAAGCCGGCGCGCCTGCAGGACCTGGAAATCGACTGGTCGCGCACCATGGCCTGGGGAGAAGGGGGCTATTACGGCCGGCTCTTCCTCAACGTGCGCGGTCGCGAACCCCAGGGCATCATTGACCCCGCCCAATATGAGGCGGTGCGGGATGAACTCATCGCCAAATTGGAGGCCATCACCGATCCCGACGGCCGGCCCATCGGCACCATCGTCCTCAAGCCGGAGAAGATCTACAAGGAGACCCGCAACATCCCGCCCGACCTCATCGTCTACTTCGGCGGCCTGCTGTGGCGCTCCGTCGGCACCGTCGGGCTGGGCACCGTCCACACCTTTGAGAATGACACCGGCCCAGACGACGCCAATCATGCACCCTACGGCATGGCCATCTTCTATGACCCGCGGCAGTCCCTGGGCCGGCAGGTGCAGGACGGCTGGCAGATCCTGGACATCGCCCCCACCATCCTGACGGCCATGGGGCTGGCGGTGCCGGCGGACATGGAAGGCAAACCCATCCTCATCGGATAA
- a CDS encoding alkaline phosphatase family protein, producing MGLFDRKKPAASARRRVIVLGIDGTPYTFIQRMIHEGRMPHLAKVIAGGTLLRMNSVHPTVSSVAWSSFMTGKNPAKHGIFGFVDREPATMKVFIPTSQAMKSPTLWEILSAAGKRVIVINVPVTYPPRPVNGILIADFLAPKLEKAVYPPALAAALQSWGYRIDTDPWLGHESKDKLLEDVNLVFDRRVEAMFRLMEQEEWDYFHCHIMETDRLFHFLWEEMETNDPVYAPRFFAFIQKLDQLIGELMRRLDEHTDLLIMSDHGFCTLEKEVYVNHWLAEEGWLKFAVPAPKSVADISGETIAYSMDPGRIFLNLRGRERDGRVPPAEYEHWRERIIQGALALRDPDTGRPLFRAALRREEIYHGPLLPQAADIILVPHEGFDPKGSVNKEQLTYKGPALVGMHTYDDAALVIAGRRIAPARTPWVADVMPAILELMGVANPGDLDGQSLLSLT from the coding sequence ATGGGCCTGTTCGACCGCAAGAAGCCGGCCGCCTCTGCTCGCCGGCGCGTCATCGTGCTGGGCATCGACGGCACACCGTACACTTTCATACAGCGCATGATCCACGAGGGCCGTATGCCACATCTGGCCAAAGTCATCGCCGGCGGCACCCTCCTGCGCATGAACTCGGTGCACCCCACCGTCTCCTCGGTGGCCTGGTCCTCCTTCATGACCGGCAAGAACCCGGCCAAACATGGCATCTTCGGCTTCGTGGACCGCGAGCCGGCCACGATGAAGGTTTTCATCCCCACCTCCCAGGCCATGAAAAGCCCCACCCTGTGGGAGATCCTCAGCGCCGCTGGCAAACGGGTGATCGTCATCAACGTGCCGGTCACCTATCCCCCGCGGCCGGTGAACGGCATCCTGATCGCCGACTTCCTGGCGCCGAAGCTGGAGAAGGCAGTCTACCCGCCGGCGCTGGCCGCCGCGCTCCAATCCTGGGGCTACCGCATCGATACCGATCCCTGGCTGGGCCACGAGTCCAAGGATAAACTGCTGGAGGACGTCAACCTGGTGTTCGACCGCCGCGTGGAGGCCATGTTCCGCCTGATGGAGCAGGAGGAATGGGACTACTTCCACTGCCATATCATGGAGACCGACCGCCTGTTCCACTTCCTCTGGGAGGAGATGGAGACGAACGACCCGGTCTACGCGCCGCGCTTTTTCGCCTTCATCCAGAAGCTCGACCAGCTTATCGGGGAGCTGATGCGCCGGCTGGACGAACACACCGACCTGCTCATCATGTCCGATCACGGCTTCTGCACGCTGGAGAAAGAGGTGTACGTCAATCACTGGCTGGCCGAGGAAGGGTGGCTGAAATTCGCCGTGCCGGCGCCCAAGTCGGTGGCGGACATCAGCGGCGAAACCATCGCCTACAGCATGGACCCCGGGCGCATCTTCCTTAACCTGCGCGGGAGGGAACGGGATGGGCGCGTGCCGCCGGCGGAATACGAACATTGGCGGGAGCGCATCATCCAGGGCGCGCTGGCCCTGCGCGATCCCGATACCGGCAGGCCCCTGTTCCGCGCCGCCCTGCGGCGCGAGGAAATCTACCATGGGCCTCTGCTCCCACAGGCGGCGGATATCATCCTGGTGCCGCACGAGGGCTTTGACCCCAAAGGTTCGGTGAACAAGGAGCAGTTGACCTACAAAGGGCCGGCGCTGGTGGGGATGCACACGTACGATGATGCGGCGCTGGTGATTGCCGGCCGGCGCATCGCGCCGGCGCGCACCCCCTGGGTCGCCGATGTGATGCCGGCGATCCTGGAGCTGATGGGCGTGGCGAACCCCGGAGACCTGGACGGCCAATCTCTGCTGAGCCTTACATGA
- the cysC gene encoding adenylyl-sulfate kinase — MEHKGFTIWFTGLSGAGKTTLAREVEKRLRARGMKVEVLDGDVVRQEDRDTNIRRIGFVCKLLTRNNVVAIAAAISPYREIRDEVRREIGNFVEVYVECPLEVLMERDVKGLYKKALAGEITNFTGVNDPYEPPLNPEVVIHSDRETVEESVEKIMRKLKELDYLPPAPEDVYSEEEAEVVEERLRSLGYI; from the coding sequence ATGGAACACAAAGGATTCACCATCTGGTTCACCGGATTGTCCGGCGCCGGCAAGACCACCCTGGCGCGCGAGGTCGAGAAACGCCTGCGCGCCCGCGGCATGAAAGTGGAAGTCCTGGACGGCGACGTGGTGCGGCAAGAGGACCGCGATACCAACATCCGCCGCATCGGCTTCGTCTGCAAACTGCTGACGCGCAATAATGTGGTGGCCATCGCCGCCGCCATCTCCCCGTACCGGGAAATCCGCGATGAGGTGCGGCGGGAGATCGGCAACTTCGTGGAAGTGTACGTAGAGTGTCCCCTGGAGGTCCTGATGGAGCGGGACGTCAAGGGGTTGTACAAAAAGGCGCTGGCCGGCGAGATCACCAACTTCACCGGCGTCAACGACCCGTACGAGCCGCCGCTGAACCCCGAAGTCGTGATCCATTCCGACCGCGAGACCGTCGAGGAGAGCGTCGAGAAGATCATGCGCAAGCTTAAGGAGCTGGATTACCTCCCGCCGGCGCCCGAGGACGTCTACTCCGAGGAAGAAGCCGAGGTCGTGGAGGAGCGCCTGCGCTCCTTGGGATACATCTAA
- a CDS encoding Flp family type IVb pilin encodes MLFLPREEGQGLVEYALILVLVAIVVIAILMVLGPTVGNVFSQIVSALS; translated from the coding sequence ATGTTGTTTCTTCCTCGTGAGGAGGGCCAGGGGCTGGTCGAGTACGCGCTGATTCTTGTTCTGGTCGCTATCGTTGTTATCGCTATTCTTATGGTGCTCGGCCCGACCGTCGGCAACGTGTTCAGCCAGATCGTGAGCGCGCTGAGCTAA